The Clostridioides difficile genome has a segment encoding these proteins:
- the hadC gene encoding (R)-2-hydroxyisocaproyl-CoA dehydratase subunit beta: MEAILSRMKEVVENPNKAVKEYKNATGKKAIGCFPVYCPEEIIHAAGMLPVGIWGGQTELDLAKQYFPAFACSIMQSCLEYGLKGAYDELSGVIIPGMCDTLICLGQNWKSAVPHIKYISLVHPQNRKLEAGVKYLISEYKGVKRELEEICGYEIEEAKIHESIETYNEHRKTMRDFVEVAYKHSNTIKPSIRSLVIKSGFFMRKEEHTKLVKDLIAKLNAMPEEVCSGKKVLLTGILADSKDILDILEDNNIAVVADDLAQETRQFRTDVPAGDDALERLARQWSNIEGCSLAYDPKKKRGSLIVDEVKKKDVDGVIFCMMKFCDPEEYDYPLVKKDIEDSGIPTLYVEIDQQTQNNEQARTRIQTFAEMMSLA; encoded by the coding sequence ATGGAAGCTATTTTATCTAGAATGAAAGAAGTAGTTGAAAATCCAAATAAGGCTGTAAAAGAATATAAAAATGCAACTGGCAAAAAAGCTATAGGTTGTTTCCCAGTTTATTGCCCAGAAGAAATTATACATGCAGCTGGAATGCTTCCAGTTGGTATATGGGGAGGACAAACAGAATTAGATTTAGCTAAACAATATTTCCCTGCATTTGCATGTTCAATAATGCAATCATGTCTAGAATATGGATTAAAAGGTGCATATGATGAATTATCTGGAGTTATTATACCAGGTATGTGTGACACATTAATTTGTTTAGGACAAAACTGGAAATCAGCAGTACCTCACATAAAATATATATCATTAGTACACCCACAAAACAGAAAACTTGAAGCTGGTGTAAAATACCTAATCAGTGAGTACAAAGGTGTAAAAAGAGAACTTGAAGAAATATGTGGTTATGAAATAGAAGAAGCAAAAATTCATGAAAGTATAGAAACTTACAATGAACATAGAAAAACTATGAGAGACTTTGTTGAAGTAGCTTATAAACATTCTAATACTATAAAACCATCAATAAGAAGCTTAGTAATTAAAAGTGGATTCTTTATGAGAAAAGAAGAACACACTAAATTAGTAAAAGATTTAATAGCAAAATTAAACGCAATGCCAGAAGAAGTCTGTTCTGGAAAGAAAGTTTTATTGACAGGTATATTAGCAGATTCTAAAGATATATTAGATATTTTAGAAGACAATAATATAGCAGTAGTAGCTGATGATTTAGCTCAAGAAACAAGACAATTCAGAACAGATGTGCCTGCAGGTGATGATGCATTAGAAAGATTAGCAAGACAATGGTCAAACATAGAAGGTTGTTCATTAGCTTATGACCCTAAGAAAAAACGTGGGTCACTTATAGTGGATGAAGTTAAGAAGAAAGATGTAGATGGTGTTATCTTCTGTATGATGAAATTCTGTGACCCAGAAGAATACGATTATCCTTTAGTTAAGAAAGATATAGAAGATAGTGGAATACCTACTTTATATGTTGAAATCGACCAACAAACTCAGAATAATGAACAAGCAAGAACTCGTATTCAAACTTTTGCAGAGATGATGAGTTTAGCTTAA